One window from the genome of Hippoglossus hippoglossus isolate fHipHip1 chromosome 10, fHipHip1.pri, whole genome shotgun sequence encodes:
- the nocta gene encoding nocturnin isoform X2, with amino-acid sequence MNPARRCSALLNQLCSRGRPAARGRFPAGPASNPAGRRCSGIGGSEMGVKGTGPQLKPSGTSSSRAAPVSPMGASSSSRLFGTLTQSLNSSSLAQPELYPEESPDQDLAEVDPDQLLRECEDALQRRPARPHRDLVHPSGTAPYHHKHNPSIRVMQWNILAQALGEGKDGFIRCPLDALNWQERKYLILEEILTYRPDILCLQEVDHYYDTFQPIMTSLGYHGSFLPKPWSPCLDVEQNNGPDGCALFYRHSRFSLQAAAHLRLSAMMLPTNQVAIVQTLSCRVTGRQLCVAVTHLKARSGWERLRSAQGADLLQSLRSITSRAGSQSESASTIVPLIVCGDFNAEPSEDVYRRFSSSSLGLNSAYKLLSSDGQMEPAYTTWKIRPSGESCNTLDYIWYTHNALSVDCLLDIPTEEQIGPDRLPSYHYPSDHLSLLCDISFREEPHRLSS; translated from the exons TCGCTGCTCGGCTCTGTTGAACCAGCTGTGCTCGCGGGGGAGACCGGCAGCCAGAGGACGGTTTCCAGCGGGACCAGCCTCCAACCCGGCGGGACGACGCTGCTCCGGTATCGGCGGAAGTGAAATGGGAGTCAAGGGGACCGGTCCCCAGCTGAAGCCGAGCGGAACATCATCCTCGAGGGCCGCACCAG TTAGTCCAATGGGGGCCAGCAGTAGCAGCAGGTTGTTTGGTACTCTGACCCAGTCACTGAACAGCTCATCCTTGGCCCAACCAGAGCTGTACCCGGAGGAGAGCCCAGACCAGGACCTGGCCGAGGTAGACCCGGACCAGCTGCTCAGAGAGTGTGAGGATGCCCTGCAGAGGCGACCAGCCCGGCCACACCGGGATCTGGTCCATCCCAGCGGCACAGCGCCCTACCACCACAAGCACAACCCTTCCATACGGGTCATGCAGTGGAACATATTGGCACAAG CTCTTGGTGAGGGGAAGGACGGCTTCATCCGCTGTCCACTGGATGCTCTCAACTGGCAGGAAAGGAAGTACTTGATCCTGGAAGAGATTCTCACCTACAGACCAGACATCCTCTGTCTACAGGAAGTGGACCACTACTATGACACTTTCCAACCAATCATGACCAGCCTGGGTTACCACGGAAGCTTCCTGCCAAAACCCTGGTCTCCCTGCCTGGATGTAGAGCAGAATAACGGTCCTGACGGCTGCGCTCTATTTTATCGCCACTCACGCTTCTCCCTTCAGGCTGCAGCTCACCTGCGGCTGTCAGCCATGATGCTGCCCACCAACCAGGTAGCCATTGTTCAGACCCTGAGTTGCAGGGTAACGGGTCGGCAGCTGTGTGTGGCTGTAACTCATCTGAAAGCTCGCAGTGGATGGGAGAGGCTGCGGAGTGCGCAGGGTGCTGACCTGCTGCAGAGCCTACGCAGCATAACATCCCGGGCTGGCAGTCAGAGCGAGTCAGCATCCACCATCGTCCCTTTAATAGTGTGTGGGGACTTTAATGCAGAGCCATCAGAGGATGTTTACAGACGCTTCAGCTCTTCCTCCCTCGGCCTGAACTCTGCATACAAGCTGCTGAGCTCTGACGGGCAGATGGAGCCAGCCTATACCACATGGAAAATCCGCCCCTCTGGAGAGAGCTGCAATACGCTTGACTACATCTGGTATACCCATAATGCTTTGAGTGTGGACTGCCTGTTGGACATTCCCACTGAAGAGCAGATCGGCCCTGACCGCCTCCCCTCCTACCACTACCCCTCTGACCATTTATCACTGCTCTGTGACATCAGCTTCAGGGAGGAACCCCATAGGCTTTCATCATAG
- the nocta gene encoding nocturnin isoform X1, with protein sequence MNPARRCSALLNQLCSRGRPAARGRFPAGPASNPAGRRCSGIGGSEMGVKGTGPQLKPSGTSSSRAAPGSSPPVSPMGASSSSRLFGTLTQSLNSSSLAQPELYPEESPDQDLAEVDPDQLLRECEDALQRRPARPHRDLVHPSGTAPYHHKHNPSIRVMQWNILAQALGEGKDGFIRCPLDALNWQERKYLILEEILTYRPDILCLQEVDHYYDTFQPIMTSLGYHGSFLPKPWSPCLDVEQNNGPDGCALFYRHSRFSLQAAAHLRLSAMMLPTNQVAIVQTLSCRVTGRQLCVAVTHLKARSGWERLRSAQGADLLQSLRSITSRAGSQSESASTIVPLIVCGDFNAEPSEDVYRRFSSSSLGLNSAYKLLSSDGQMEPAYTTWKIRPSGESCNTLDYIWYTHNALSVDCLLDIPTEEQIGPDRLPSYHYPSDHLSLLCDISFREEPHRLSS encoded by the exons TCGCTGCTCGGCTCTGTTGAACCAGCTGTGCTCGCGGGGGAGACCGGCAGCCAGAGGACGGTTTCCAGCGGGACCAGCCTCCAACCCGGCGGGACGACGCTGCTCCGGTATCGGCGGAAGTGAAATGGGAGTCAAGGGGACCGGTCCCCAGCTGAAGCCGAGCGGAACATCATCCTCGAGGGCCGCACCAG GTTCCTCTCCACCAGTTAGTCCAATGGGGGCCAGCAGTAGCAGCAGGTTGTTTGGTACTCTGACCCAGTCACTGAACAGCTCATCCTTGGCCCAACCAGAGCTGTACCCGGAGGAGAGCCCAGACCAGGACCTGGCCGAGGTAGACCCGGACCAGCTGCTCAGAGAGTGTGAGGATGCCCTGCAGAGGCGACCAGCCCGGCCACACCGGGATCTGGTCCATCCCAGCGGCACAGCGCCCTACCACCACAAGCACAACCCTTCCATACGGGTCATGCAGTGGAACATATTGGCACAAG CTCTTGGTGAGGGGAAGGACGGCTTCATCCGCTGTCCACTGGATGCTCTCAACTGGCAGGAAAGGAAGTACTTGATCCTGGAAGAGATTCTCACCTACAGACCAGACATCCTCTGTCTACAGGAAGTGGACCACTACTATGACACTTTCCAACCAATCATGACCAGCCTGGGTTACCACGGAAGCTTCCTGCCAAAACCCTGGTCTCCCTGCCTGGATGTAGAGCAGAATAACGGTCCTGACGGCTGCGCTCTATTTTATCGCCACTCACGCTTCTCCCTTCAGGCTGCAGCTCACCTGCGGCTGTCAGCCATGATGCTGCCCACCAACCAGGTAGCCATTGTTCAGACCCTGAGTTGCAGGGTAACGGGTCGGCAGCTGTGTGTGGCTGTAACTCATCTGAAAGCTCGCAGTGGATGGGAGAGGCTGCGGAGTGCGCAGGGTGCTGACCTGCTGCAGAGCCTACGCAGCATAACATCCCGGGCTGGCAGTCAGAGCGAGTCAGCATCCACCATCGTCCCTTTAATAGTGTGTGGGGACTTTAATGCAGAGCCATCAGAGGATGTTTACAGACGCTTCAGCTCTTCCTCCCTCGGCCTGAACTCTGCATACAAGCTGCTGAGCTCTGACGGGCAGATGGAGCCAGCCTATACCACATGGAAAATCCGCCCCTCTGGAGAGAGCTGCAATACGCTTGACTACATCTGGTATACCCATAATGCTTTGAGTGTGGACTGCCTGTTGGACATTCCCACTGAAGAGCAGATCGGCCCTGACCGCCTCCCCTCCTACCACTACCCCTCTGACCATTTATCACTGCTCTGTGACATCAGCTTCAGGGAGGAACCCCATAGGCTTTCATCATAG
- the nocta gene encoding nocturnin isoform X3 translates to METIGSSPPVSPMGASSSSRLFGTLTQSLNSSSLAQPELYPEESPDQDLAEVDPDQLLRECEDALQRRPARPHRDLVHPSGTAPYHHKHNPSIRVMQWNILAQALGEGKDGFIRCPLDALNWQERKYLILEEILTYRPDILCLQEVDHYYDTFQPIMTSLGYHGSFLPKPWSPCLDVEQNNGPDGCALFYRHSRFSLQAAAHLRLSAMMLPTNQVAIVQTLSCRVTGRQLCVAVTHLKARSGWERLRSAQGADLLQSLRSITSRAGSQSESASTIVPLIVCGDFNAEPSEDVYRRFSSSSLGLNSAYKLLSSDGQMEPAYTTWKIRPSGESCNTLDYIWYTHNALSVDCLLDIPTEEQIGPDRLPSYHYPSDHLSLLCDISFREEPHRLSS, encoded by the exons ATGGAGACCATAG GTTCCTCTCCACCAGTTAGTCCAATGGGGGCCAGCAGTAGCAGCAGGTTGTTTGGTACTCTGACCCAGTCACTGAACAGCTCATCCTTGGCCCAACCAGAGCTGTACCCGGAGGAGAGCCCAGACCAGGACCTGGCCGAGGTAGACCCGGACCAGCTGCTCAGAGAGTGTGAGGATGCCCTGCAGAGGCGACCAGCCCGGCCACACCGGGATCTGGTCCATCCCAGCGGCACAGCGCCCTACCACCACAAGCACAACCCTTCCATACGGGTCATGCAGTGGAACATATTGGCACAAG CTCTTGGTGAGGGGAAGGACGGCTTCATCCGCTGTCCACTGGATGCTCTCAACTGGCAGGAAAGGAAGTACTTGATCCTGGAAGAGATTCTCACCTACAGACCAGACATCCTCTGTCTACAGGAAGTGGACCACTACTATGACACTTTCCAACCAATCATGACCAGCCTGGGTTACCACGGAAGCTTCCTGCCAAAACCCTGGTCTCCCTGCCTGGATGTAGAGCAGAATAACGGTCCTGACGGCTGCGCTCTATTTTATCGCCACTCACGCTTCTCCCTTCAGGCTGCAGCTCACCTGCGGCTGTCAGCCATGATGCTGCCCACCAACCAGGTAGCCATTGTTCAGACCCTGAGTTGCAGGGTAACGGGTCGGCAGCTGTGTGTGGCTGTAACTCATCTGAAAGCTCGCAGTGGATGGGAGAGGCTGCGGAGTGCGCAGGGTGCTGACCTGCTGCAGAGCCTACGCAGCATAACATCCCGGGCTGGCAGTCAGAGCGAGTCAGCATCCACCATCGTCCCTTTAATAGTGTGTGGGGACTTTAATGCAGAGCCATCAGAGGATGTTTACAGACGCTTCAGCTCTTCCTCCCTCGGCCTGAACTCTGCATACAAGCTGCTGAGCTCTGACGGGCAGATGGAGCCAGCCTATACCACATGGAAAATCCGCCCCTCTGGAGAGAGCTGCAATACGCTTGACTACATCTGGTATACCCATAATGCTTTGAGTGTGGACTGCCTGTTGGACATTCCCACTGAAGAGCAGATCGGCCCTGACCGCCTCCCCTCCTACCACTACCCCTCTGACCATTTATCACTGCTCTGTGACATCAGCTTCAGGGAGGAACCCCATAGGCTTTCATCATAG